In Chlamydia serpentis, the following are encoded in one genomic region:
- a CDS encoding CDP-alcohol phosphatidyltransferase family protein codes for MAGLEDLEARGKRRVVTPNAITAFGLCCGLFIIFKSVLRTSSSVELFHRLQGLSLLLISAMIADFSDGAIARIMKAESAFGAQFDSLSDAVTFGISPPLIVIKSLDGIYIGNVFSSLLLITSIIYSLCGVLRLVRYNLFSKKTVDVSRPYCFIGLPIPAAAASIVSLALFLASDFFPDLPTQIRVSLLSFALLFIGGLMISPWKFPGVKHFRFNVSSFLLVVTIGLAACLFFSGLVDHFVEVFFLVSWLYTLVGFSIFSIIYRKKS; via the coding sequence ATGGCAGGACTAGAAGACCTAGAAGCACGAGGCAAGCGTCGTGTAGTGACCCCTAACGCTATTACTGCTTTTGGACTTTGTTGTGGGTTGTTCATTATTTTTAAGAGTGTGCTAAGAACGTCTTCTTCTGTCGAGTTATTCCACCGCCTACAGGGTCTATCTCTTTTACTTATTAGCGCTATGATTGCGGATTTTTCTGATGGAGCAATTGCTCGCATCATGAAAGCAGAAAGTGCTTTTGGCGCCCAATTTGATTCTCTTTCTGATGCAGTAACTTTTGGGATCTCCCCGCCTTTGATTGTAATAAAAAGCCTTGATGGGATTTATATAGGAAATGTGTTCTCTTCATTGCTACTTATTACTTCAATTATTTATTCGTTGTGTGGGGTCTTACGATTAGTACGTTATAATCTCTTTTCCAAAAAAACTGTTGATGTCTCAAGGCCCTATTGTTTTATTGGTCTTCCAATTCCAGCTGCTGCTGCAAGTATAGTTTCTTTGGCTTTGTTCCTTGCATCGGATTTCTTCCCAGACCTTCCTACCCAAATTCGGGTAAGTTTACTGTCTTTTGCCTTACTTTTTATTGGAGGGTTGATGATTTCCCCCTGGAAATTCCCTGGAGTTAAACATTTTCGGTTTAATGTTTCTTCCTTTCTCCTTGTGGTGACTATAGGGCTAGCCGCGTGTCTCTTTTTCTCAGGACTTGTCGATCATTTTGTTGAAGTATTTTTCCTTGTTTCTTGGTTGTATACTTTAGTGGGTTTTTCTATTTTTTCAATTATCTATCGAAAAAAGAGTTAG